A part of Pseudomonadota bacterium genomic DNA contains:
- a CDS encoding 2-aminoethylphosphonate aminotransferase, whose product MILLNPGPVTLSPRVRAALMNPDLCHREPEFADLQDDIRARLLGVYGLAPEDYAVVLLTGSGTAAVEAMLTSLIPQTGELLVLENGVYGERLTRIAEIHRIPHVRVQHAWRAPLDLPRIAETIERHSGLSHIAMVHHETTTGRLNALAEIGALGRVHGLGVLLDAVSSFGAEALDFEGLGLSACAATANKCLHGVPGVSFVAVSRAALSHPDGPRRSLYLDLRSYCESQDRRSTPYTPSVQVFSALREALAELAEEGGWQARSGRYRHLLGIARDGLRALGIEPLFPREDCSVVLNAFQLPHGMGYTELHDRLKDRGFIIYAGQGDLATTLFRVSAMGAIAVADMERFVDAVRGAISPPLPRSRPA is encoded by the coding sequence ATGATCCTGTTGAATCCCGGTCCCGTGACCCTGAGCCCCCGCGTGCGCGCGGCGCTCATGAACCCCGATCTGTGCCACCGCGAGCCCGAGTTTGCGGATCTACAGGACGATATCCGAGCGCGGCTCCTCGGCGTCTATGGCCTTGCGCCGGAGGACTACGCCGTCGTTCTGCTCACCGGCTCCGGGACCGCGGCGGTCGAGGCGATGCTGACGAGCCTGATCCCGCAGACCGGCGAGTTGCTGGTGCTCGAGAACGGCGTCTACGGCGAGCGCCTCACCCGGATCGCCGAGATTCACCGCATTCCGCATGTCCGTGTCCAACACGCCTGGCGGGCCCCACTCGACCTGCCTCGGATCGCGGAGACCATCGAGCGGCATTCGGGGCTCAGCCATATCGCCATGGTCCACCACGAGACCACGACCGGGCGCCTGAACGCCCTCGCGGAAATCGGTGCGCTCGGCCGGGTGCATGGCCTCGGGGTCCTGCTCGATGCGGTATCGAGCTTCGGCGCGGAAGCCCTGGACTTCGAGGGTTTGGGTCTGAGCGCCTGTGCCGCGACCGCGAACAAGTGCCTGCACGGCGTGCCGGGCGTGTCCTTCGTCGCCGTGTCGCGGGCGGCGCTGTCTCACCCGGACGGTCCGCGCCGCAGCCTGTACCTCGATCTCCGGAGCTACTGCGAGTCCCAGGACCGCCGCAGCACGCCCTATACCCCATCCGTACAGGTCTTCTCTGCCCTGCGCGAGGCGCTCGCGGAGCTGGCAGAAGAAGGCGGATGGCAGGCCCGAAGCGGGCGCTATCGACACCTCCTCGGCATCGCCCGCGATGGCCTCCGCGCCCTCGGCATCGAACCGCTGTTCCCACGTGAGGACTGCTCGGTGGTCCTGAACGCCTTTCAACTGCCGCACGGAATGGGCTACACCGAGTTGCACGATCGCTTGAAGGACCGGGGCTTCATCATCTACGCCGGACAAGGCGATCTCGCTACGACCTTGTTTCGCGTGTCCGCCATGGGCGCCATCGCCGTCGCCGACATGGAACGCTTCGTTGACGCCGTACGCGGTGCGATCAGCCCACCTCTCCCCCGCAGTAGGCCCGCGTGA
- the aepY gene encoding phosphonopyruvate decarboxylase — translation MIEAQDFVEAARSRGIEWYAGVPCSFLTPFINYVINDERLTYISSANEGDAVATAAGAVIGGRRAALMIQNSGLGNAVSPLTSLTHVFRIPLLLICTHRGAPGVKDEPQHQLMGRITGRMFDTMELPWESFPTEPHAIAPVLERAARHMARERRPYGLVMQKGTVAPHALRRGWRPRVANSKAGPGYDYRGRERPARSEVLSQVLAHAPENAVLIATTGYTGRELYALADRPNHLYMVGSMGCASSLGLGLALARPDLHVVVLDGDGAALMRMGNLATVGAYGGANLIHLVLDNEAHDSTGAQSTVSAGIDFAGIAVSCGYGVAAAGDHLGVIEALFAAEAHGRARLAQIKIRTGTREDLPRPALSPTQVLDRLMAHIGTAFS, via the coding sequence ATGATCGAAGCACAGGACTTCGTCGAAGCCGCGCGTAGCCGCGGGATCGAATGGTATGCGGGTGTCCCCTGCTCGTTCCTCACGCCCTTCATCAACTACGTCATCAATGACGAGCGGCTCACCTATATCTCCTCGGCAAACGAAGGCGATGCCGTGGCTACGGCGGCCGGAGCGGTGATCGGCGGCCGGCGGGCAGCGCTCATGATCCAGAACTCCGGGCTCGGCAATGCGGTGAGCCCGCTGACCTCCCTGACCCATGTCTTTCGGATCCCGCTGCTCCTCATCTGCACGCATCGCGGCGCGCCGGGCGTAAAAGACGAGCCGCAGCACCAGCTGATGGGGCGCATCACCGGCCGCATGTTCGACACCATGGAGCTGCCATGGGAATCGTTTCCGACCGAGCCCCATGCGATCGCACCGGTGCTCGAGCGCGCCGCCCGGCACATGGCGCGCGAGCGGAGGCCTTATGGATTGGTGATGCAGAAGGGCACCGTAGCCCCCCATGCGCTGCGCCGGGGATGGAGGCCGCGGGTGGCGAATTCGAAAGCGGGTCCCGGATACGACTATCGCGGTCGGGAACGTCCCGCGCGCAGCGAGGTGCTTTCGCAGGTCCTCGCGCATGCGCCCGAAAACGCCGTGCTCATCGCGACCACGGGCTACACGGGCCGCGAGCTGTACGCCCTCGCCGACCGCCCCAACCACCTCTACATGGTGGGCTCCATGGGCTGCGCCTCCTCGCTGGGCCTCGGCCTCGCCCTCGCCAGACCGGATCTGCACGTCGTGGTCCTCGACGGGGACGGCGCGGCACTCATGCGCATGGGCAACCTCGCGACCGTCGGGGCTTACGGCGGGGCCAACCTCATCCATCTCGTGCTCGACAACGAGGCCCACGACTCGACCGGGGCGCAGTCCACGGTCAGCGCCGGCATCGACTTCGCCGGGATCGCAGTGAGTTGCGGCTATGGCGTCGCGGCCGCCGGCGATCACCTCGGGGTGATCGAGGCGCTGTTCGCGGCGGAAGCGCACGGCCGGGCACGCCTCGCCCAGATCAAGATCCGCACCGGCACCCGGGAAGACCTGCCCCGCCCCGCCCTCTCGCCGACCCAGGTCCTCGATCGCCTCATGGCCCACATCGGGACGGCCTTCTCATGA
- a CDS encoding glycosyl transferase, whose translation MIYVFTSAALNYLGKVRTLLTSVGEFLPEATFHFALAERRAEGCQVPELPGEQIIYASDLPIGRDPQRLFGHSIVELSTAMKAEVALRLLRRRDCELVLYFDPDIVLFSPLEDLVETARRSSIALTPHLLEPEIEPKAIVDNEICALRHGAFNLGFLGLRPTPEGLRFAEWWADRTARFCRADTASGLFTDQKWIDLAPGFFEELAILRNPRFNVAPWNLSRRCVTGDFDAGFRVDGKPLGFYHFTGFDSGAHEMVVGAYAPDNQALRMLVQWYVRRTAELSVPGPPSWSYGTYADGTPIESAHRLVYRERTDLQAAFPDPYSTEDGGVLRWMQTSGPVQYPKLLW comes from the coding sequence ATGATCTACGTCTTCACGTCTGCGGCGCTGAACTACCTCGGCAAGGTGAGAACGCTCCTCACTTCAGTGGGTGAGTTCCTTCCCGAGGCGACCTTCCACTTCGCCCTCGCCGAACGACGGGCCGAAGGTTGTCAGGTCCCGGAGCTGCCCGGCGAGCAGATCATCTATGCATCCGACCTCCCGATCGGCCGCGATCCACAACGACTCTTCGGCCACTCCATCGTCGAGCTATCGACGGCGATGAAGGCCGAGGTCGCGCTTCGTCTGCTGCGCCGCCGCGACTGCGAGCTCGTTCTATATTTCGATCCGGACATCGTCCTATTTTCGCCGCTTGAGGATCTTGTGGAAACTGCGCGCCGTTCGTCGATCGCGCTGACGCCACACCTGCTCGAACCGGAGATCGAGCCCAAGGCGATCGTGGACAATGAGATCTGCGCGCTCCGCCACGGCGCCTTCAACCTCGGTTTCCTCGGCCTGCGTCCGACTCCGGAAGGGCTACGCTTTGCCGAATGGTGGGCCGACCGCACGGCGCGCTTCTGCCGGGCGGATACCGCATCGGGTCTATTCACGGATCAGAAGTGGATCGACCTGGCCCCCGGATTCTTCGAAGAGCTGGCCATCCTTCGCAACCCGCGCTTCAACGTCGCACCGTGGAACCTCTCGCGACGCTGCGTGACCGGCGACTTCGACGCCGGCTTCCGCGTCGATGGCAAGCCCTTGGGCTTCTACCATTTCACGGGCTTCGACAGCGGGGCACACGAAATGGTCGTTGGCGCGTATGCGCCCGACAACCAGGCTCTGCGAATGCTCGTGCAGTGGTACGTGCGGCGCACCGCCGAGCTTTCGGTCCCTGGTCCGCCTTCCTGGAGCTACGGCACCTACGCCGACGGAACTCCGATCGAGTCTGCGCATCGCCTGGTGTATCGCGAGCGGACGGACTTGCAGGCTGCTTTTCCCGATCCTTATTCGACGGAAGACGGTGGAGTGCTTCGGTGGATGCAGACCTCCGGGCCCGTCCAGTATCCGAAGCTCTTGTGGTGA
- a CDS encoding methyltransferase domain-containing protein, with product MERESVQSGVGSPLQATGLRYAGRIDLNNSNHPHTMAILEVRPGSRVLDIGCAAGDVARILSQRGCSVWGVENDRVAAELARAYCKGVVLGDIADLDLEETLAGTAFDVVLFLDVLEHLLDPAAALRKAAGVLAADGKVLASIPNVAHGAVRLQLLGGRFRYTDAGLLDRTHVKFFDSAGVEELFKSTGYLVEECRRVTRSLEETEIRVDLDAFPSELLEMISRDPEALTYQFFVIARPIAGARRAPTDARPLPARPGEPAQPLGDSCTELGSWQKGEVASLDAVLDQVRSEREALLHERETLHSILERERAETASERQRISRILSGSLQLMNRLEASRAEIEEARRAEIEAARDVASRLEARRAEIEAARGVASRLEASRAEIEAARGVASRALATVTRERDACRKDIERLARQVADVSAKLVRQREAFHGTFSWRVTRPVRAVSRLARKLVGRR from the coding sequence GTGGAACGGGAATCGGTGCAATCAGGCGTGGGGAGCCCCCTGCAGGCGACAGGCTTGCGTTACGCAGGCCGGATCGACCTGAACAACTCCAATCACCCTCACACGATGGCGATCCTGGAAGTGCGGCCCGGCAGCCGCGTTCTCGACATCGGGTGCGCTGCAGGCGACGTCGCCAGAATTCTCTCGCAGCGCGGCTGCTCGGTCTGGGGAGTCGAGAACGACCGGGTTGCGGCCGAGCTGGCACGAGCATACTGCAAAGGGGTCGTGCTCGGCGATATCGCGGATCTCGACCTAGAAGAGACCCTCGCGGGGACGGCGTTCGATGTGGTGCTCTTCCTGGACGTGCTGGAGCATTTGCTAGATCCGGCTGCGGCGCTGAGGAAAGCGGCAGGGGTCCTGGCCGCGGACGGCAAGGTCCTGGCGTCCATCCCTAACGTCGCCCACGGGGCCGTACGGCTCCAGCTGCTGGGCGGCCGGTTCCGCTACACAGACGCCGGGCTGCTCGATCGGACGCACGTGAAGTTCTTCGACTCGGCGGGCGTCGAAGAACTCTTCAAGAGCACCGGATACCTTGTCGAGGAATGCCGGCGAGTGACTCGATCTCTGGAAGAAACGGAGATCCGGGTGGATCTTGACGCATTCCCCTCCGAACTGCTCGAAATGATCTCCAGGGACCCTGAGGCACTCACCTACCAGTTTTTCGTCATAGCCCGGCCGATCGCCGGAGCGCGGAGGGCTCCCACCGATGCTCGGCCGCTTCCCGCGCGACCTGGCGAGCCTGCGCAGCCCCTGGGCGACTCCTGCACCGAGCTCGGGAGCTGGCAGAAGGGGGAGGTCGCGAGCCTCGATGCGGTTCTGGATCAGGTCCGGAGCGAGCGTGAAGCTCTGCTTCACGAGCGCGAGACGCTCCACTCTATCCTGGAGCGCGAGCGGGCGGAAACCGCGAGCGAGCGCCAGAGGATCTCCCGCATCCTCTCCGGCAGCCTTCAGTTAATGAATCGACTCGAGGCCAGCCGCGCGGAGATCGAAGAAGCCCGCCGCGCGGAGATCGAAGCCGCTCGAGACGTGGCAAGTCGACTCGAAGCCCGCCGCGCGGAGATCGAAGCCGCTCGAGGCGTGGCAAGTCGACTCGAAGCCAGCCGCGCGGAGATCGAAGCCGCTCGAGGCGTGGCAAGTCGCGCGCTGGCCACGGTCACGCGGGAACGTGACGCCTGCCGAAAGGACATTGAGCGGCTCGCCCGACAGGTCGCAGATGTCTCGGCGAAGCTCGTGCGCCAACGCGAGGCCTTCCATGGAACGTTCTCGTGGCGAGTGACGCGACCCGTGCGGGCCGTCTCCCGGCTCGCACGCAAGTTGGTCGGACGAAGGTAG